In a single window of the Methylococcus sp. Mc7 genome:
- a CDS encoding UPF0175 family protein yields MNTVTIELPIDGLPSPAELPNNFSDEARYLLALKLFEQGRISSGKAGRLAGMGRVEFLLAAGRDGVPVVELTEEEMAEEFAS; encoded by the coding sequence ATGAACACCGTGACCATAGAGTTGCCCATCGACGGCCTGCCCTCGCCCGCCGAGCTGCCAAACAACTTTTCCGACGAGGCCCGCTATCTGCTGGCGTTGAAGCTCTTCGAGCAGGGACGGATTTCGTCCGGCAAGGCCGGACGGCTTGCCGGCATGGGGCGCGTCGAATTCCTTCTGGCCGCCGGCCGTGACGGCGTGCCGGTCGTCGAGCTGACCGAGGAAGAGATGGCCGAGGAGTTCGCCTCGTGA
- a CDS encoding DUF3368 domain-containing protein, with the protein MAIIDEKRGRRIARQVYGLPVKGTAGLLVEAKRRGQLNDLRATLLDLKHAGYYLSDAVIEGACKAAESDCDSSTN; encoded by the coding sequence ATGGCGATCATCGACGAAAAACGCGGACGGCGCATCGCCCGTCAGGTCTATGGCTTGCCAGTGAAAGGCACCGCCGGCTTGCTGGTTGAAGCCAAGCGGCGCGGTCAACTGAACGATCTGCGTGCGACCCTGCTGGATTTGAAGCATGCCGGCTACTACCTCTCGGATGCTGTCATCGAGGGGGCTTGCAAAGCAGCCGAGTCGGACTGCGATAGCTCCACAAATTAG